The Rhodothermus marinus DSM 4252 DNA segment CGCCCGGCACATCTGGATGGGCACCTTCCACGCGATCTTCGCCCGTATCCTGCGCCGCGAAGGGCACCGCATCGGCTACACCCCGGACTTCAGCATCTACGACACGGACGACTCGGAGCGGCTGCTGCGCGAACTGATGGCGCGTTACCATATCGATCCGCGCCAGTACAGCCCGCGCACGATCCGCCACCTGATCTCCGGTGCCAAAAACCAGATGATCGGGCCGGAGGAATACGCCCGTCTGGTGGCGTCGCCCGTGCAGGAAAAAGCCGCGAAGCTCTACGGCCCCTATCAGGAGGCGCTGCGCAAAGCCAACGCGCTCGACTTCGACGACCTGCTGCTCAAGCCCATCGAATTGTTCGAGCAGCATCCCGACGTGCTGCAGCGCTACCAGGAGCGCTGGCGCTATTTGCACATCGACGAGTACCAGGACACGAACCGGGCGCAGTACGTGCTGGCGCGCAAGCTGGCCGCGGCGCACCGCAACCTGTGCGTGGTGGGCGACGACGCCCAGTCGATCTACGCCTTCCGGGGGGCCGACATCGGTAACATCCTGTCGTTCCAGCGCGACTACCCGGACGCCACGGTCATCCGGCTGGAGCAGAACTACCGCTCCACGCGCCGCATCCTGAAGCTGGCCGAGGCGATCATCCAGCACAACCGGGATCAGCTCGAAAAACGGCTCTGGACCGAAAACCCGGAAGGCGACCCGATCGTGCTCATCGAGGCGCTTTCGGAGCGCGACGAGGCCCAGAAGGTGGAGCAACGCATCCGGGACCTGCACGTGCGCTACGGCTACGCCTTCCGCGATTTTGCCGTGCTCTACCGCACGAACGCCCAGAGCCGTTCGCTCGAAGAGGCGCTTCGGCGTGGCGGCATTCCCTACCGTGTGGTGGGCGGGCTGTCGTTCTACCAGCGCAAGGAAATCAAAGACGTGCTGGCCTACCTGCGCCTGCTGGTCAACCCGCACGACGCGGCCAGCCTCCAGCGCGTGATCAACTACCCGGCGCGCGGCATCGGTCAGCGTACGATCGAAGTGCTGGCCGATTATGCCCGGCAGCACGGACTGAGCCTGTGGCAGGCCATCGAACGCGTGGAGGAGGTCGGGCTCCCGACCCGCGCGCAGAAGGCCGTGCAGGAATTCCACTTTCTGATCGCCCGCCATGCGGCGAAGATGGACGCCATGCCGGTGGACGAGCTGGCCCGCTCGCTGCTGCAGGAGAGCGGTCTGCTGGAGGAGTTGCGCCGTGAAGGCACCCCCGAGGCGCTGGCGCGCTGGGAGAACGTGCAGGAGCTGCTGAACGCCATCGCCGAGTACGTGGCCACGGCCGGTGAGCAGGCCACGCTGAGCGGCTTTCTGCAGGAGGTGGCACTGCTGACCGATCTGGACGAAATGCCCGAGGACAACCGCGTCACGCTCATGACGCTGCACGCCTCGAAAGGGCTGGAATTTCCCGTGGTGTTCATCACCGGCCTGGAGGAGGGGCTTTTCCCGCTGGCGCAGGCCACGCAGGACCGCAAGGACCTGGAGGAAGAGCGACGGCTGTTTTACGTGGGCGTGACGCGGGCGCAGCGGCACCTGTTTCTCTGCTATGCCCGCAGCCGCTATCGCTATGGCGAGCAGCAACCCAGCGTCCGCAGCCGCTTTCTGGAAGAGCTCGATACGGATGTGATCGTGACCGAAGCCGGGCTTCCCTTCCGTCGCGGTGAGGTGCTGGACCGTCGTCCCCGGAGCGAGCGGTACGTGGAAATGGATCCGCACTACTACCGCCGGCCGTTGCAGCAGCGACGCAGCTCCGGCGCGACGCGGCGCGTGGTGTACGACGAAGGCGCCGGCGAGATCGTCCCCGGCGCCCGCGTGGAGCATGCCATCTTCGGCGAAGGCAAGGTGCTGGCGCTGGAGGGGCAGGGCGATCAGGCCCGGGCCATCGTCTTCTTCCCCGAAGTGGGCCAGAAGAAGCTCGTGCTCAAATTTGCCCGCCTTCGTCGGATCGATTGATATGGGATTGCTGATTTACTGGTGCATGAGGGTGCCATACCCCGTTTGGCGGACGTGATCTGGCGGGTATGATCGGGCGGACACAGGGGTCCGCCCCTACAGGATAGGGAAAACGTCAGGGATCTGTAGGGGCGCACCGCCGTGTGCGCCCGTGCCTTCTCACCTGCACGATGATTTTCCGGAAATTGTAATGAATCGGATATTGCGCGGCCGCCGGAGTCGTGGTCGGGACGGCCTATCTGGCGTCAGAACTGCGATCGGTCAGTCCGCCCGTTTCCGCACAAAGATTTCTAACGATCCGTCGACAGGAAGGGAATTGGTCACCAGGGAATCTTGATTGACACCCCATTCCAGGGGTGTGTCCAGAAATTCCTGGAGCGTCTCACGATAGGCCAGCGTGTCGTTGCGATATACCTCGACGACGCCTTCCGGACGGATGATGAGCGTTTCGGTGTATCCCGCCGAGCAGGGCGTCTGAACCAACAGGGAAAAGGAGGTCGAAATGACCGACTTGACCCATCGCCACTCGCCCCAGAGCAGCGACGTGTCCCGGGGGAAGCGGTCCATGTCGATCCGGGGCGGCGTTTCGTCGCATTCGGATTCGGAAGGGCGCTCGAGCGACGCTTCCGGCTCGATCAGGGCACATCCCGCCAGCAGCAGGGCCGCGCCCACCAGCGCATAGAGACCGGCGCTCCCTCGCATCGGGAAAGATCGGATGGTTTTGATTTTCTGTAAGATAAACTCAGGGTGCGCTTGTTTCAAGGGCCAGCAGCAGCTCCGTGGCCTCCGGCGATCCGTCGTTCGGTGCCGGGGTGATGCCCAGCAGCCGGCACATCAGGGCGTAGAGGTGGATGTTTTCGACGGGAGGGACGACCCGGCCGCGGGCGAAGGCCGGTCCGTGCGCGATCAGGATGCCGTGCATCGAGGGCAGCGTCGGGTCATAGCCGTGCATGCCCATCGGGAAGCGGTCGGGTTGTTGTTCGAAGCGTGCGCGCGTGGTGATCGTCCAGCCTTCGTCGGCCAGCCCGACGATCGGCGGGATGCGGGGGTGCGTGCCGAAGTGCAGGTGCGCCGGAAGTTCCGCTTT contains these protein-coding regions:
- a CDS encoding ATP-dependent helicase, whose amino-acid sequence is MRTFLLQPDPNAENETPEPLPEAAARILEGLNPVQRQAVQVTEGPVLIIAGPGSGKTRTLTHRIAYLIATGRARPHQILALTFTNKAAREMMERIERLVGAEAARHIWMGTFHAIFARILRREGHRIGYTPDFSIYDTDDSERLLRELMARYHIDPRQYSPRTIRHLISGAKNQMIGPEEYARLVASPVQEKAAKLYGPYQEALRKANALDFDDLLLKPIELFEQHPDVLQRYQERWRYLHIDEYQDTNRAQYVLARKLAAAHRNLCVVGDDAQSIYAFRGADIGNILSFQRDYPDATVIRLEQNYRSTRRILKLAEAIIQHNRDQLEKRLWTENPEGDPIVLIEALSERDEAQKVEQRIRDLHVRYGYAFRDFAVLYRTNAQSRSLEEALRRGGIPYRVVGGLSFYQRKEIKDVLAYLRLLVNPHDAASLQRVINYPARGIGQRTIEVLADYARQHGLSLWQAIERVEEVGLPTRAQKAVQEFHFLIARHAAKMDAMPVDELARSLLQESGLLEELRREGTPEALARWENVQELLNAIAEYVATAGEQATLSGFLQEVALLTDLDEMPEDNRVTLMTLHASKGLEFPVVFITGLEEGLFPLAQATQDRKDLEEERRLFYVGVTRAQRHLFLCYARSRYRYGEQQPSVRSRFLEELDTDVIVTEAGLPFRRGEVLDRRPRSERYVEMDPHYYRRPLQQRRSSGATRRVVYDEGAGEIVPGARVEHAIFGEGKVLALEGQGDQARAIVFFPEVGQKKLVLKFARLRRID